TTTTTTCATGAATAATCTACCTCTCTTTTTTGGGATTTATATTCATTTATATGAATATATTAGTAACTATTTCTGAGTTAATTGTATATCAATCGCCAGGAAATTGGAATAATAAAAAGGAACATTTATCAATAAAATAAATATAATAGAGTATTTTGTTACAGAATTGCATTTCGCATGTTCACAAGTTTGTCCCAGGAGTTCTGTTTAAAGGTCACATTTCTTGGAGGAAAATATATATGGTATACTCATTGGATTAGGAACAAATTTGGACATGATTTGGGAAATAAATTGTAGCGATAGGCAGAGGTGAAAAATACATGTTCGATCCGACGGTTTTTGATAATTTAAAAGTGGCTATAGAAAATGCGGTTTACGATCTGGATAATTTGGATTCACGTATTGACATTACTCAGCGGATCGATAGATTGGAAATGTCTGTGATGTCGCGTGAATTTGGCGTACAGTTCAGACTGAGGGAACAGCCGGATGTGATGGCAGAACTTCAACTAAAGATGGATTTAAACAACTTGGCTGCGGAAATTTTGGAAATCAAAGATCAAATTCCAGGATGTCTCTTGTTGCTGAGTTTTTACATGGAAATTCGTGAAATTGAGTCACAATGCAACCGGATTGAAAATATACTGACCGAAATTTGGAAGCCCGATCTTCGACCGGTACAAACGCTTAGTCAGATTTACGGAGAGAGGACATCTACATACCAAAACAGGATTGAACTCCGATTTTCCAGACAAATTAACGAAGACCAGATGGAAGACATTCCAGAGCTGTTGGAACACATATTGCTGACGCTTATGGAATTAAACAAGGTCTAAAGGGTTAGGACCGTAATGTAAATCACATTAGTAGACCAACAAGTTAACGTTAGAGGAGTTGAAAGTATAAATGAATGAACTTGAATTCTCTCAAGTATATGCGATTATGGAGGCTTCTTTTCCCGAAACGGAATGCAGGACATTCGAGTCACAGAGGGCTCTTCTTCATCATCCGTGTTATCGTTTACTTACCAAAAAAGACGAACAAGGGCAAACAATAGCTTTTTTGGCGGGCTGGGAGTTTACAGATTTTCGGTTTGTAGAGCATATTGCCGTAGATTCGGCTATACGAGGTGGCGGGTTAGGTAAAGAGCTTATGAGCAAGTTTATTTTACAGTTCGGTAAACCGGTAGTGCTGGAGGTTGAGCCACCAGTGGATGAATGGACTCGGAGAAGAATTGGTTTTTATGAACGTTTGGGGTTTCATCTGAACCATTTTGACTATGTACAGCCCCCTTTAAGAGAAGGACGGGCTGATCTGCGGCTTCAAATTATGAGCTATCCAGGTGCGTTGGCTGAACAGGATTTTGCTCCGTGTAAAGAGATTTTATATACCGAGGTCTATGGGTTAAATAAGAAGACTATATAGCTAAAGGTACTTCATTATCGTTCATGTTTTGTCCATACCATTACAAATTCTTTCTCGTCAGTTTCGGCATCCACAGATTCTGCTTGAACGGTAAATCCATTTTTAGTATAAAAGTTAAATGCTTTCGTGTTTGACTGATACACCTTTAATTGAATCTCATCATGTTGCTCCTTAACCCAATCTAATAGTAACTTGCCGTAGCCCTTTCTTTGAGAATCAACACGTATAAATAGAGCCGCCAAGTATCCATCCAACATGGAAACGAAGCCGCCGATGCTATGATCATCTTGTATGATAACGTAGTTTTGAG
The Paenibacillus peoriae DNA segment above includes these coding regions:
- a CDS encoding GNAT family N-acetyltransferase, which gives rise to MNELEFSQVYAIMEASFPETECRTFESQRALLHHPCYRLLTKKDEQGQTIAFLAGWEFTDFRFVEHIAVDSAIRGGGLGKELMSKFILQFGKPVVLEVEPPVDEWTRRRIGFYERLGFHLNHFDYVQPPLREGRADLRLQIMSYPGALAEQDFAPCKEILYTEVYGLNKKTI
- a CDS encoding N-acetyltransferase gives rise to the protein MSIRPANVEEFKELAAIWLDASVEAHHFIAPQYWASQATEMENRYLPLAQNYVIIQDDHSIGGFVSMLDGYLAALFIRVDSQRKGYGKLLLDWVKEQHDEIQLKVYQSNTKAFNFYTKNGFTVQAESVDAETDEKEFVMVWTKHER